The following proteins come from a genomic window of Candidatus Thermoplasmatota archaeon:
- the rpl18a gene encoding 50S ribosomal protein L18Ae translates to MKAYRVKGTLPMGVQDTTFTLEVASAGEKEARDHAYSILGSKHRVPRSRIAIQTVEEIAKDQITDDVVLGRVEKSGK, encoded by the coding sequence ATGAAGGCCTACCGCGTGAAGGGCACGCTCCCCATGGGCGTCCAGGACACCACGTTCACCCTCGAAGTCGCGAGCGCCGGCGAGAAGGAGGCGCGCGACCACGCCTATTCGATCCTCGGGTCGAAGCACCGCGTCCCCCGCAGCCGGATCGCGATCCAGACCGTCGAGGAGATCGCCAAGGACCAGATCACGGACGACGTCGTCCTCGGCCGCG